In the Lampris incognitus isolate fLamInc1 chromosome 11, fLamInc1.hap2, whole genome shotgun sequence genome, one interval contains:
- the otc gene encoding ornithine transcarbamylase, mitochondrial, translating to MSNKLLAANNPLFRCLKTLRVFRGISTGAACLNSVNLKGRSFLTLKDFNSHEIKSLLWASADLKHRIKYEKQYLPLLQGKSIAMIFEKRSTRTRMSTETGFALLGGHPCFLTPQDIHLGVNESYKDTARVLSGLCDIVLARVYSHSTQEELDKEASIPIINGLSDLYHPIQILADFLTLQEHYGSLSGLTVSWIGDGNNVLHSFMMTAAKLGVHLKIATPKGYEPKDSVIQEAQRLSKQHGTQLLLTSDPMEAARGSDVLVTDTWVSMGQEEEKKKRLKDFHGYQITMKTGSVANPDWTFLHCLPRKQEEVDDEVFYSNRSLVFPEAENRKWTIMGLMVSLLTDFTPQIPMLKF from the exons ATGTCAAACAAATTGTTGGCTGCAAACAATCCCCTTTTCAGATGTTTGAAAACTCTGCGAGTCTTTCGGGGGATCAG TACCGGGGCAGCGTGCCTAAATTCAGTGAATTTAAAGGGCCGCAGTTTTCTCACACTGAAAGACTTCAATTCACATGAAATCAAGAGTCTCCTGTGGGCTTCAGCGGATCTGAAACATCGGATCAAGTATGAAAAGCAG TACCTTCCTCTTCTTCAAGGGAAGTCGATTGCCATGATATTTGAGAAGAGGAGCACCAGAACCAGAATGTCCACCGAAACAG GTTTTGCTCTGCTGGGTGGGCACCCATGTTTCCTCACACCCCAGGACATCCACCTAGGTGTTAATGAGAGCTATAAAGACACAGCCAG GGTTCTCTCAGGACTCTGTGACATTGTCTTGGCACGGGTGTATAGCCACTCCACGCAGGAGGAGCTGGATAAAGAGGCCTCCATCCCCATCATTAATGGCTTGTCTGATCTGTACCACCCAATCCAGATCCTGGCTGACTTCCTCACCTTACAG GAGCATTATGGATCGCTCAGCGGACTAACGGTGAGCTGGATCGGAGATGGGAACAACGTCCTCCACTCTTTCATGATGACCGCGGCCAAACTGGGGGTACACCTTAAGATCGCCACACCCAAG GGTTATGAGCCAAAAGATAGTGTAATTCAGGAGGCACAGAGACTCTCCAAACAG CATGGGACTCAGTTGCTTCTGACCTCTGACCCAATGGAGGCGGCCCGTGGCAGTGACGTCTTGGTCACAGATACCTGGGTCAGCATGGGCcaggaggaagagaagaagaaaaggctGAAGGACTTCCATGGTTACCAGATTACCATGAAG ACAGGAAGTGTGGCCAACCCAGACTGGACCTTCCTGCACTGTCTTCCCCGGAAACAGGAAGAGGTGGATGACGAGGTGTTCTACTCTAACCGTTCCCTCGTCTTCCCCGAGGCCGAGAACAGAAAGTGGACCATTATG GGTCTGATGGTTTCTCTGCTGACTGACTTCACTCCACAGATTCCAATGCTGAAGTTTTGA